TTCACAAGGAATGAAAACATTATTTCTTGTGGGACTTTCTGTGTCAACTAATGCAGATATATTACTTTTAGATGAACCAACCCAACATCTTGACCCTACAATAAGACTTGAAATAATGAAAATAATTCGAAATTATGCTGACCTTGGAAAATATGTTATTATTTCATCACATGAAATCTTTGAAATAGAAGAGTACGCAGATAAAATTGCTATTATTAAATCCGGTGAGGTTATTTACAAAGATTACATCGATGATGCTAAAGAAAAACACAAAATAATAGATTCAGAAGAAAAAATAACCTCTGGAGAAGTTATAGGACTTGTAGGTGACAAAATTCTTATAAAAACAGATGAAGAAATTGGTAGGTATCCAAAATTAAATGAAATAGTTGTAGGGTATTTAAACAGTAAAAATAAAGTTGATATTTTCAAATAAAACAATGCAAAGACTTCTGAGATATTTAAGTTATCTCAGAAGTCTTTTTTATATCTA
This genomic stretch from Thermosipho africanus Ob7 harbors:
- a CDS encoding ABC transporter ATP-binding protein, yielding MLKIENLKKSFKNKFVLNNVSLEVEEGEILALIGPNGVGKTTTLNCISFVIKKDGGKIILDDQEFTEEEKYKISYVPEDRVFFQNLTGKDYQKIWSSIYPEWNENVFQKFITKYNLDLNQKVEKYSQGMKTLFLVGLSVSTNADILLLDEPTQHLDPTIRLEIMKIIRNYADLGKYVIISSHEIFEIEEYADKIAIIKSGEVIYKDYIDDAKEKHKIIDSEEKITSGEVIGLVGDKILIKTDEEIGRYPKLNEIVVGYLNSKNKVDIFK